One Pygocentrus nattereri isolate fPygNat1 chromosome 23, fPygNat1.pri, whole genome shotgun sequence genomic window carries:
- the LOC108437649 gene encoding carbohydrate-responsive element-binding protein-like isoform X2 produces MAKVERIPQKFSNPAKPAQIADSESESDQDDDSSASADTGWSPAGRAQVIHSGHFMVSSPHSDSLARRRRSGASADYDFDTVSKLGCHTYSFGPFSSRRLSIDPTLTRLFECMTLAYSGKIVSPKWKSFKGLRLLWRDKIRLNNGIWRAWFIQYVEKRKNPVCGFVTPLEGSEADAHRKPEAIVLEGSYWKRRIEVVIKEYHKWRIYYKKRKHKDLMPVLQKTPICRTGLEKWSNQMYPEPEVTPEEVHMFDLDCFLSDISDTLFTMTQKPCPWSGDLHNTYSSNADIIQPGLTPLQPNLDDLMDTPDIFVSYRGQSLEQTCYADCGFFENSSSAPFSSSPSTVGSTPLMHTGPQLTQPTAERLSQPSTAVSLPSPGYLQQPLTTDMTFDTSGMNLTEPKFKTHSEYGPPSEFPHSLTLPPHIDSYGQQHSFTGPGVAMATSHMASTSMSQENPYLYPASCLRYRHPSASHSGTNVAVTSTVITHTGSAINVLPQDPQQGQGFLSLPEMLTQSTCVSLGYQPMTVAPPPVTLPSPGHAHCFSMPQQVGRGKHKQKTGGAKGFPPTVATSATPPAQTSCLAKLLSTGSQERKPTLGCEAQFVGSKGHRPTSPNSASTSSMSAGRGGSQTCQHSTWPSAEILPLAPLQTPILPQTSSAQSSTVSSLLTQGPPLLIPKTEKLSPIQIHTPERTSLTVSFSGNFGPTSPTNSSEKSLESSHTLPGVAKTEPNRTDTRRITHISAEQKRRFNIKLGFDTLHSLVTTLSSQPSIKISKATTLQKTAEYISKMQQERSQLHEEAQRLRDEILVLNSAINVCQQQLPATGVPITRQRFDHMREKFREYVRAQTLQNWKFWIFSVIMEPLFESYNSMVSTASVEDLCRTTLSWLDQHCSLPALRPTVLSSLRLLSTSTSILTDPSLVPEQATQAVTQSHPSHSYSQQHPL; encoded by the exons ATGGCGAAGGTGGAGAGGATCCCGCAGAAGTTCTCCAACCCCGCGAAACCGGCCCAAATCGCGGACTCGGAGTCCGAATCGGATCAGGATGACGACAGTTCTGCGAGCGCCGACACTGGCTGGAGCCCCGCCGGCCGGGCGCAGGTCATCCACAGCGGACACTTCATGGTCTCTTCGCCGCACAGCGACTCTCTGGCGCGGCGGCGGAGAAGCGGAGCCTCGGCGGATTACGACTTCGACACCGTGAGCAAACTGGGCTGCCACACGTACAGCTTCGGCCCCTTCAGCTCCAGGAGGCTCAGCATAGACCCCACACTCACACGGCTGTTCGAGTGCATGACTCTGGCGTACAG TGGGAAGATAGTATCTCCTAAGTGGAAGTCTTTCAAAGGCCTGAGGCTGCTGTGGAGGGATAAAATCCGTCTGAATAATGGCATCTGGAGAGCCTGGTTCATTCAGT ATgtggagaaaaggaaaaatccAGTGTGTGGGTTTGTCACTCCGTTGGAGGGGTCAGAAGCAGACGCTCATCGCAAACCTGAG GCGATTGTGTTGGAGGGAAGTTACTGGAAGAGACGGATAGAAGTGGTGATAAAAGAGTATCACAAGTGGAGGATCTACTACAAGAAGAGG AAGCACAAAGATCTAATGCCTGTTCTTCAGAAG ACCCCTATCTGCAGGACAGGGCTGGAGAAATGGTCCAATCAGATGTACCCTGAGCCCGAAGTGACCCCAGAAGAGGTGCACATGTTTGACTTGGATTGCTTCCTCTCTGATATTTCAGAcactctcttcaccatgacccAGAAGCCGTGCCCATGGTCAGGAGATCTCCACAACA cctacagcagtaaTGCTGATATAATCCAGCCTGGTTTGACCCCTCTTCAGCCCAATTTGGATGACCTCATGGACACTCCAG ACATCTTTGTGAGTTATCGTGGGCAGTCTCTGGAGCAGACCTGCTATGCTGACTGTGGCTTCTTTGAGAATTCATCCAGTGCCCCATTCTCCTCTAGCCCCTCCACTGTAGGCAGTACGCCTCTGATGCACACAGGGCCCCAGCTTACACAG CCCACAGCTGAGAGATTGTCACAACCCTCCACAGCAGTCAGCTTACCAAGCCCTGGTTACTTACAGCAGCCTTTGACCACTGATATGACCTTTGATACCAGTGGCATGAACTTGACCGAGCCCAAGTTCAAGACTCATTCGGAGTATGGTCCTCCCAGCGAGTTCCCTCattctctcaccctccctccccACATAGACTCATATGGGCAGCAGCATTCCTTCACTGGCCCtggtgttgccatggcaacctcACACATGGCCTCCACCTCCATGTCACAGGAGAACCCTTACCTGTACCCAGCCAGTTGCCTGAGATATAGACACCCATCAGCCAGCCATTCAGGTACCAACGTTGCTGTCACGTCTACCGTCATCACCCACACGGGGTCTGCCATAAACGTCCTGCCACAAGATCCTCAGCAGGGCCAAGGCTTCCTCAGCCTGCCTGAAATGCTGACCCAAAGCACGTGTGTCTCTCTCGGTTACCAGCCAATGACCGTGGCCCCGCCTCCGGTGACCCTGCCCTCACCCGGCCACGCCCACTGCTTCTCCATGCCACAGCAGGTGGGCAGAGGGAAGCACAAACAAAAGACTGGAGGGGCTAAAGGGTTTCCCCCAACAGTAGCTACATCTGCAACCCCACCTGCACAAACCAGCTGCCTGGCCAAGCTCCTGTCCACTGGCTCTCAAGAGC GAAAACCGACATTGGGTTGTGAAGCTCAGTTTGTTGGGTCAAAGGGCCACAGACCAACTTCTCCCAACTCAGCA TCTACCAGCAGCATGTCAGCAGGTCGTGGAGGATCACAGACATGCCAACATTCTACGTGGCCCTCTGCGGAGATTCTGCCATTGGCTCCACTGCAGACGCCCATACTTCCCCAGACTAGCTCTGCCCAGAGCTCCactgtctcctctctcctcaCCCAGGGGCCCCCGCTCCTCATCCCCAAGACCGAGAAACTCTCACCCATTCAAATCCACACCCCAGAGAGGACCAGCCTAACAG TGAGCTTTTCAGGAAACTTTGGCCCAACGTCCCCAACCAATTCTTCAGAGAAAAGCTTGGAGTCTTCACATACATTACCTGGAGTAGCCAAGACAGAACCTAATAGG ACAGATACACGACGAATCACGCACATATCTGCTGAGCAGAAGAGGAGGTTTAATATCAAACTGGGATTTGACACCTTACACAGCCTGGTGACAACACTCAGCTCTCAGCCCAGTATTAAG ATTAGTAAGGCTACAACTCTGCAGAAGACAGCGGAGTACATAAGTAAGATGCAGCAGGAGAGATCGCAGCTCCATGAGGAGGCGCAGAGACTCCGAGATGAGATCCTGGTGCTCAACTCTGCCATTAA TGTGTGTCAGCAACAGCTCCCCGCTACAGGCGTTCCCATCACACGTCAGCGCTTTGATCACATGAGGGAGAAGTTCAGAGAATACGTCAGGGCTCAGACACTGCAGAACTGGAAGTTCTGGATT
- the LOC108437649 gene encoding carbohydrate-responsive element-binding protein-like isoform X1: MAKVERIPQKFSNPAKPAQIADSESESDQDDDSSASADTGWSPAGRAQVIHSGHFMVSSPHSDSLARRRRSGASADYDFDTVSKLGCHTYSFGPFSSRRLSIDPTLTRLFECMTLAYSGKIVSPKWKSFKGLRLLWRDKIRLNNGIWRAWFIQYVEKRKNPVCGFVTPLEGSEADAHRKPEAIVLEGSYWKRRIEVVIKEYHKWRIYYKKRKHKDLMPVLQKTPICRTGLEKWSNQMYPEPEVTPEEVHMFDLDCFLSDISDTLFTMTQKPCPWSGDLHNTYSSNADIIQPGLTPLQPNLDDLMDTPDIFVSYRGQSLEQTCYADCGFFENSSSAPFSSSPSTVGSTPLMHTGPQLTQPTAERLSQPSTAVSLPSPGYLQQPLTTDMTFDTSGMNLTEPKFKTHSEYGPPSEFPHSLTLPPHIDSYGQQHSFTGPGVAMATSHMASTSMSQENPYLYPASCLRYRHPSASHSGTNVAVTSTVITHTGSAINVLPQDPQQGQGFLSLPEMLTQSTCVSLGYQPMTVAPPPVTLPSPGHAHCFSMPQQVGRGKHKQKTGGAKGFPPTVATSATPPAQTSCLAKLLSTGSQERKPTLGCEAQFVGSKGHRPTSPNSAQSTSSMSAGRGGSQTCQHSTWPSAEILPLAPLQTPILPQTSSAQSSTVSSLLTQGPPLLIPKTEKLSPIQIHTPERTSLTVSFSGNFGPTSPTNSSEKSLESSHTLPGVAKTEPNRTDTRRITHISAEQKRRFNIKLGFDTLHSLVTTLSSQPSIKISKATTLQKTAEYISKMQQERSQLHEEAQRLRDEILVLNSAINVCQQQLPATGVPITRQRFDHMREKFREYVRAQTLQNWKFWIFSVIMEPLFESYNSMVSTASVEDLCRTTLSWLDQHCSLPALRPTVLSSLRLLSTSTSILTDPSLVPEQATQAVTQSHPSHSYSQQHPL; encoded by the exons ATGGCGAAGGTGGAGAGGATCCCGCAGAAGTTCTCCAACCCCGCGAAACCGGCCCAAATCGCGGACTCGGAGTCCGAATCGGATCAGGATGACGACAGTTCTGCGAGCGCCGACACTGGCTGGAGCCCCGCCGGCCGGGCGCAGGTCATCCACAGCGGACACTTCATGGTCTCTTCGCCGCACAGCGACTCTCTGGCGCGGCGGCGGAGAAGCGGAGCCTCGGCGGATTACGACTTCGACACCGTGAGCAAACTGGGCTGCCACACGTACAGCTTCGGCCCCTTCAGCTCCAGGAGGCTCAGCATAGACCCCACACTCACACGGCTGTTCGAGTGCATGACTCTGGCGTACAG TGGGAAGATAGTATCTCCTAAGTGGAAGTCTTTCAAAGGCCTGAGGCTGCTGTGGAGGGATAAAATCCGTCTGAATAATGGCATCTGGAGAGCCTGGTTCATTCAGT ATgtggagaaaaggaaaaatccAGTGTGTGGGTTTGTCACTCCGTTGGAGGGGTCAGAAGCAGACGCTCATCGCAAACCTGAG GCGATTGTGTTGGAGGGAAGTTACTGGAAGAGACGGATAGAAGTGGTGATAAAAGAGTATCACAAGTGGAGGATCTACTACAAGAAGAGG AAGCACAAAGATCTAATGCCTGTTCTTCAGAAG ACCCCTATCTGCAGGACAGGGCTGGAGAAATGGTCCAATCAGATGTACCCTGAGCCCGAAGTGACCCCAGAAGAGGTGCACATGTTTGACTTGGATTGCTTCCTCTCTGATATTTCAGAcactctcttcaccatgacccAGAAGCCGTGCCCATGGTCAGGAGATCTCCACAACA cctacagcagtaaTGCTGATATAATCCAGCCTGGTTTGACCCCTCTTCAGCCCAATTTGGATGACCTCATGGACACTCCAG ACATCTTTGTGAGTTATCGTGGGCAGTCTCTGGAGCAGACCTGCTATGCTGACTGTGGCTTCTTTGAGAATTCATCCAGTGCCCCATTCTCCTCTAGCCCCTCCACTGTAGGCAGTACGCCTCTGATGCACACAGGGCCCCAGCTTACACAG CCCACAGCTGAGAGATTGTCACAACCCTCCACAGCAGTCAGCTTACCAAGCCCTGGTTACTTACAGCAGCCTTTGACCACTGATATGACCTTTGATACCAGTGGCATGAACTTGACCGAGCCCAAGTTCAAGACTCATTCGGAGTATGGTCCTCCCAGCGAGTTCCCTCattctctcaccctccctccccACATAGACTCATATGGGCAGCAGCATTCCTTCACTGGCCCtggtgttgccatggcaacctcACACATGGCCTCCACCTCCATGTCACAGGAGAACCCTTACCTGTACCCAGCCAGTTGCCTGAGATATAGACACCCATCAGCCAGCCATTCAGGTACCAACGTTGCTGTCACGTCTACCGTCATCACCCACACGGGGTCTGCCATAAACGTCCTGCCACAAGATCCTCAGCAGGGCCAAGGCTTCCTCAGCCTGCCTGAAATGCTGACCCAAAGCACGTGTGTCTCTCTCGGTTACCAGCCAATGACCGTGGCCCCGCCTCCGGTGACCCTGCCCTCACCCGGCCACGCCCACTGCTTCTCCATGCCACAGCAGGTGGGCAGAGGGAAGCACAAACAAAAGACTGGAGGGGCTAAAGGGTTTCCCCCAACAGTAGCTACATCTGCAACCCCACCTGCACAAACCAGCTGCCTGGCCAAGCTCCTGTCCACTGGCTCTCAAGAGC GAAAACCGACATTGGGTTGTGAAGCTCAGTTTGTTGGGTCAAAGGGCCACAGACCAACTTCTCCCAACTCAGCA CAGTCTACCAGCAGCATGTCAGCAGGTCGTGGAGGATCACAGACATGCCAACATTCTACGTGGCCCTCTGCGGAGATTCTGCCATTGGCTCCACTGCAGACGCCCATACTTCCCCAGACTAGCTCTGCCCAGAGCTCCactgtctcctctctcctcaCCCAGGGGCCCCCGCTCCTCATCCCCAAGACCGAGAAACTCTCACCCATTCAAATCCACACCCCAGAGAGGACCAGCCTAACAG TGAGCTTTTCAGGAAACTTTGGCCCAACGTCCCCAACCAATTCTTCAGAGAAAAGCTTGGAGTCTTCACATACATTACCTGGAGTAGCCAAGACAGAACCTAATAGG ACAGATACACGACGAATCACGCACATATCTGCTGAGCAGAAGAGGAGGTTTAATATCAAACTGGGATTTGACACCTTACACAGCCTGGTGACAACACTCAGCTCTCAGCCCAGTATTAAG ATTAGTAAGGCTACAACTCTGCAGAAGACAGCGGAGTACATAAGTAAGATGCAGCAGGAGAGATCGCAGCTCCATGAGGAGGCGCAGAGACTCCGAGATGAGATCCTGGTGCTCAACTCTGCCATTAA TGTGTGTCAGCAACAGCTCCCCGCTACAGGCGTTCCCATCACACGTCAGCGCTTTGATCACATGAGGGAGAAGTTCAGAGAATACGTCAGGGCTCAGACACTGCAGAACTGGAAGTTCTGGATT